In Chryseobacterium salivictor, the DNA window ATTTTGATTCGGCAGAACATCGATATCCTTTAAAAGTCCTTCTGAATAACCTTCCGAAGAAACTTGAAACTGATAAACCCCTACCGGAAGATTGGATAATGATACATTTCCGTCGCCCCGGAATTGAATGTCCGTAGCGTTTACCGTTACCGTTGCAGAAAGCGGTTTCTTGCTGAAATCGTCATATACATTAATGTTGATGCTTCCGGTTTGTGCAGAAAATAGGGACGCAAATAATAGTGCGAATAATAAAGATAATTGATTCATAAAGAAATTGATCTATTTTTTTTTAAATATAAGAAATGTTAAATGAAATCGAGGGTCATTAAATACACGACAAACGCTGTAAATCCAGTGTAAACCAACCCTATAAACACGGCAATTCCCAGTCTTTTGTGAGACACCGAAAATTTTCCGGGCAGTGTTTTTTTAAATTTCCGACGGGACTTTATCATCAGAAAAGTCCATAAAATATAGGTGAGCACTGCACCGGTAATGTGAGCGGCGAGAAGGGTTTTAAAAACCGGATTATCGGCATGGGAACTGTCTTTGAACATGCTTCCCGAGCCACCCGAAAAACGGATGAGCAACTCCAACACCAGAACCGCCGCGATGCAGAATACATACACAAGCGTTTGTATTTTTTTATGGGTTTTATAATCTTTCTCTCTTGCTTTTTTAATGGCGTAATAACTAAAAGCCGGCGCGAGAAGCGTTATGACCAAAACGCCCGTCATAATGAAAACGGTTAAACTCATGAATATTTATTTAATGCTGCAAAAATGCAACTAAGAAACAAGGAATTCAAATTTATTAGACGAACCGGCAGTTTTTCGGGACGAATTTTTTGTTAATACGGAAAAAAAATGATGTAATTTGCATCATCGTGAATCAACTGAATATCCTTAAAAAATCTTTACCTCCCGTTCTCGCGTGGCTTTCACTGGCAATTATTTTGTTGGTGCTGGTTCCATTGGCTTATCCGGTGAAATTACCGCTGGAATATCATTTTTATAACTTCATCTTATTTTGGATTCTTTTTGGGGTTTATTATCTGAATGTGAATTTCCTTATCCCGATCATTTACAAAAAATACGGCCTCATTTCTTATCTCGGAAGTATTATCATCATTGGGATTGTTACGATTTTCTTCATGGATGAGATCCAAAATGCACTCCAAATCCGGCAATTAATTCATCAAAGATTAAATCCGAATGAACCCTACGTTCGAAAAAGAAACGTTTTTATTTACTTCTACATCATTATTTTATTAGCCATTATTTTACTTTCGGGAATAATTTTGCAGTTGGTGAGAAAATGGAACCGGGAAGAGAAAAACAACAGTATTCTTCGGGAAGAAAAGGCTAAAGCAGAATTAATGACTTTAAAAGCCCAGATTCATCCGCACTTCTTCTTTAATACCCTCAATACGATTTATGCCCTCTCCCATTCCGATGTCCCGCAATCTCAGGAAGCTTTGCTGAAACTTTCAAAAATGATGCGTTTCGCAATGAATGAAGAAAACCGCGAAAAGGTAAAACTGCAGGAAGAGATGGAGTTTATTAAAAATTATCTCGATTTAATGAAGCACCGCTTGCCAACTAACGTAGGTTTTAAAGCTGATATTTTAGACGTAAAATCCGATATAGAAATCGTTCCCATGATTTTACTGACCTTTATCGAAAACTGTTTCAAACATGGAATTACGACGGAAAAACCATGCGGAATCAGCATTGAAACGCAACTGAAAGGCACTACATTTACGCTGAAAACGCAGAATGACATTTTTGAAAACAAGGCAAACGCTCTTGATTCTTCAGAAATTGGAATCGACAATACCGTCAGGCGTTTAGATATCTTATATCCGCAAAATTACACCTACCGATCCCACAAAGAAAACGGAACCTATTATTGTGAACTGCAAATCAATCTGAAATGAAAATACGCTGTGTTGCCTTGGATGATGAACCTTTAGCACTGAAACTGCTTTCAGAATTCCTTTCAAAAATCGAGTTCTTACAGCTGGAAGCCTCATTTTCTTCCACGCCGGACGCTTTGAAATACATTTCTGAAAAAGAGATTGACTGTATTTTTCTGGATATTGAAATGCCCGGTTTAAACGGAATCGACCTGAGTAAAATCTTAAATAATTTTACAAAAAAACCCGAAATCGTTTTCGTAAGCGCTTATGGGAAATATGCAGTCGACGGCTTTAAACCGGATGGAGCCGATTTTCTGCTGAAGCCTTACAGTTTTGAAGAATTAAAAGACGCCGCCCAAAAAGTGTTGAATTCCATTGAATTCAAAAACACCAAAACGACCGATGATTCTTTCTTTATTAAAATTGATGCGCAACAGGTCAAACTGATCTCATCTGAGATTCTGTATATCGAAAGCATGCGGGATTATGTGAAAATCTACACCAAAAACCGCGATGTCCCGTATATTCCTTTGATGACTTTAAAAAAAATTAAAACCGTTTTAAACGGGAAATATTTTCTGCAGATCAACCGCTCCCAAATCATCAACATTTCAAAAATAAGTGCTTACGGAAAAAACAGCCTGACCGTGACAGGAAAAAAATTTGCAGTAACCGGGAAATTTCAGAAGGAATTTGAGAGGCGTAAACTGACTTTTGTATAATACATTTGGCATTCAACGCCGCGTCTTTATTGCTCATCCCAATGAAGTCCACCAGAATCGTCACCATAACGAATTCTAAAATAGAGATCCGGTCTTTTATCCCCAGCAGGATACTGATTTATAAAAACCTTTTAAAACGCTGTCATAAAATAGTTTTCCGACCTTGATTTGGGCTTCATTGCGGAGGTATAAAAATTAAAACACACCGATTTTAAATTGGAAGTTTTTTTGGAAATCTATAAATCAGCCCTTTACCTTCGTTTTTGCTCCACCAATCTAAGAACGCTGAATAAAATCCATGGAACGACGATTAATTTTTCAGTTTTTAAAATTGTTTAGAAATTAAATGTTGTATATTTGCACCATAATAACGCGGGGTAGAGCAGTAGGTAGCTCGTCGGGCTCATAACCCGGAGGTCGCACGTTCGAGTCGTGTCTCCGCTACTAAACAAAGAGAATCAAAAAATTGGTTCTCTTTTTTTGTGTGTTCTTTTTGTTTTATGTTTGAATGATCAATGCTGCGTAATTTTTCAGCCATTTTAACAAATCATTTTTTCCTTTTCAGATGATCCAAAATTTTTGCTTAGTCCCAAGTTTTGATGCCGATCCTCCTTTTTAAATTTTCAGATTATCCAAATTTTCGGAATCCGGCTCGGAAAGAAATTTCCATAAAAAAATCCCTATAAGTATAAACTTATAGGGATTTGTGCGGAGAACTAGGGATTCGAACCCCAGGACCTGTTACAGTCAACAGTTTTCAAGACTGCCGCAATCGACCACTCTGCCAGTTCTCCAATGAAATTGATTTCTCTTTTTCAGTGGTGCAAATATAAAGACCTTTTATATATTGACCAAATTATTTTTACAAAAAAGTTTTAAATCCTTCATTATCAAAGGGAAAATTAATTCTTAATGACTTGCAAACCCAGATAAACAGCGGCTAAACCCACCATAACACTCAATAAAATATAAAATATCAATATCGGATAGTGCCCACTTTGCCATAATGAATAGCTTTCGGCGGAAAAAGTAGAGAAGGTGGTGAACCCTCCACAAAATCCGGTAATCAACAGAAACTTCAAATAATTATCTACTTTTATGAAATAAGATGTAAGCACGCCGATCAAAAAACAACCAATCATGTTCACCAAAAAAGTACCCATCGGAAAGGAATTGATATTCCATAACTTCTGGGTATAGTTGGAAACCAGGAAACGCAGTACGCTTCCCAATCCTCCTCCTATGAATATGTAAAATAGATTTTTCATTTTTAAGTAACCATCCAATGCCCGATCTTAAAAGTCTCTGCCCGGCAAAAAAAATGTCCGCCCACACACTTGGCTCCTTTTACTTGGCTTTCTTTACTTTTACTTGGCTCTTTTTACTTTTTACTTGGTTCATTTCACCCGACTCTACGCCAGTTCGCCTAAATACTTCTCCGCATCCATAGCAGCCATACAACCACTACCTGCCGCAGTAATCGCCTGTCTGTACTGACTGTCCTGCACATCACCCGCCGCGAAAACTCCTGGTAAATTCGTTTTCGTTGAACCTGGAAGCGTGTTGATATATCCGTTCTCGTCTAAATTGATCTGACCTTTGAATATATCTGTATTCGGTTGGTGTCCGATTGCGATAAAGATGCCGTGAACATCAATTTTTGAGGTCTCCTGAGTTTGATTGTTAATCACCACAGCTCTTTCAACCAAAGAATTTTCGCCTTCAATTCCGGTCAGTTCGTGATTGAATAACACTTCGATATTCGGGGTATTGCTCACGCGGTGAATCATCGCTTTGGAAGCACGGAAATGGTCTTTTCTCACCAGCATTGTAACTTTGCTGCACAACTTTGCCAGATAAGTAGCTTCCTCCGCTGCGGTATCTCCTGCTCCAACAACAACAACTTCTTTGCCTTTGTAGAAAAATCCGTCACAGGTTGCACAGGCAGAAACTCCTCCACCGGAATATTTTTTCTCGTCATCCAGGCCTAAATATTTTGCAGTCGCACCGGTAGAAATAATGACGGATTTGGCCCAAATTTCTTTTTTTCCTGCCCAAAGCTTGTGAATCCCACCAACTTCCTGAGAAAATTCAGCTTTGGTAATCATTTCGTAATGAACTTTGGTTTCGAATCTTTCGGCTTGTTTTTGCAGATCCATCATCATTTCGGGACCGGTAATTCCGTTCGGATATCCAGGAAAATTGTCAACTTCGGTTGTGGTCGTTAATTGTCCGCCTGGTTCAAGACCAGTGTATAACTCAGGTTTCAAGTCGGCTCTGGCCGCATAAATCGCAGCAGTAAAACCGGATGGTCCGGAACCTACGATGACGCAGTCTAAAATATTGTCTTCCATTATTTAAAATTAGATTTAAAATTGAATTTTTAAAGTTTTCAAAAATCGGGATTTATTTCGGGTTATCGAATTATTTGGCGATGAATTTTTTCGATGACTGAAAATGCGGGATCATTTTGCATTTGAAATTACTTTAATAAAAAGCGTTTAAAAGTAAGAATGCAAAAAAAGAGGAATACTTTCTTAGAAACAGACTAGATATATTATAAACACATAAGACACATTAGTTTCTAATATTTTCATTAGAAAAAAGGACACATTAGTTGGAAAATCAAAGATTTTCTTAACTCATCCCGTTTTGGGAACGGGACAAGTTGTGAACTGATGTGACTTATTTATTTTTAGTTTTACTCAACTTATGTCTTAAAAATAAAAATAGTTTTTAAAACTAAACAGGCTCTAAAAGAAAACTTTCTAATCATGACATGAAAAAATCTTGTTAAAAAATCCCAACCGCGACCCGACCTGAATGGAGCTCTTTTTGCGGAACGAAGTGGAATAAAAAAGCGGGAATGGAGGGCGGAAATGTCGCCCCCAAAAAAAATATAAAGTAAACATTCGACGCAGTCAAATAGTCGCCCAAAAAAGATAGATACTAAGTCTGAACTTTGTATTGGTCGATATGCAAAATTTTGTAAACCATCTCTTTCAGCAATTCACCGTCGGTCATATTGATGGCGCCCAGTCCTTTGCTTTTGAGGTCGATTTCGCGTAAAATAGAAACAGCCCGTGTACAGTTTTTGAGATTATAAAAACGTGCCGCTTCCGCAAAATCTTTCAGAAAATAAGGATTGACGCCCATTACAGAAGCCTGGCTTTGTGGCGATTCTGCTTTCATGGTGTGAAAAATAATGAGGTTCGAAAAGAAATTATACAGATTTCCCGTGGTCATCACCAGGGAATGCGTCTTTGATTTCCCCATATAATGCGCGATTTTGAAGGCACCAAATTCGTCTTTTTTTCCCAGCGCTTTGATAAGTTCGAAAACGTTGAAATCTTTGCTGATACCGATATTTGTTTCAATCGTCTTTTCGTCGAGGATTTCACCTTCTTTCAAAATCATTTTCAGTTTCTGCAGTT includes these proteins:
- a CDS encoding DUF420 domain-containing protein, producing MSLTVFIMTGVLVITLLAPAFSYYAIKKAREKDYKTHKKIQTLVYVFCIAAVLVLELLIRFSGGSGSMFKDSSHADNPVFKTLLAAHITGAVLTYILWTFLMIKSRRKFKKTLPGKFSVSHKRLGIAVFIGLVYTGFTAFVVYLMTLDFI
- a CDS encoding sensor histidine kinase, which gives rise to MNQLNILKKSLPPVLAWLSLAIILLVLVPLAYPVKLPLEYHFYNFILFWILFGVYYLNVNFLIPIIYKKYGLISYLGSIIIIGIVTIFFMDEIQNALQIRQLIHQRLNPNEPYVRKRNVFIYFYIIILLAIILLSGIILQLVRKWNREEKNNSILREEKAKAELMTLKAQIHPHFFFNTLNTIYALSHSDVPQSQEALLKLSKMMRFAMNEENREKVKLQEEMEFIKNYLDLMKHRLPTNVGFKADILDVKSDIEIVPMILLTFIENCFKHGITTEKPCGISIETQLKGTTFTLKTQNDIFENKANALDSSEIGIDNTVRRLDILYPQNYTYRSHKENGTYYCELQINLK
- a CDS encoding LytR/AlgR family response regulator transcription factor; its protein translation is MKIRCVALDDEPLALKLLSEFLSKIEFLQLEASFSSTPDALKYISEKEIDCIFLDIEMPGLNGIDLSKILNNFTKKPEIVFVSAYGKYAVDGFKPDGADFLLKPYSFEELKDAAQKVLNSIEFKNTKTTDDSFFIKIDAQQVKLISSEILYIESMRDYVKIYTKNRDVPYIPLMTLKKIKTVLNGKYFLQINRSQIINISKISAYGKNSLTVTGKKFAVTGKFQKEFERRKLTFV
- the crcB gene encoding fluoride efflux transporter CrcB; translated protein: MKNLFYIFIGGGLGSVLRFLVSNYTQKLWNINSFPMGTFLVNMIGCFLIGVLTSYFIKVDNYLKFLLITGFCGGFTTFSTFSAESYSLWQSGHYPILIFYILLSVMVGLAAVYLGLQVIKN
- the trxB gene encoding thioredoxin-disulfide reductase; protein product: MEDNILDCVIVGSGPSGFTAAIYAARADLKPELYTGLEPGGQLTTTTEVDNFPGYPNGITGPEMMMDLQKQAERFETKVHYEMITKAEFSQEVGGIHKLWAGKKEIWAKSVIISTGATAKYLGLDDEKKYSGGGVSACATCDGFFYKGKEVVVVGAGDTAAEEATYLAKLCSKVTMLVRKDHFRASKAMIHRVSNTPNIEVLFNHELTGIEGENSLVERAVVINNQTQETSKIDVHGIFIAIGHQPNTDIFKGQINLDENGYINTLPGSTKTNLPGVFAAGDVQDSQYRQAITAAGSGCMAAMDAEKYLGELA